The proteins below come from a single Denticeps clupeoides chromosome 15, fDenClu1.1, whole genome shotgun sequence genomic window:
- the LOC114764356 gene encoding peripheral plasma membrane protein CASK-like isoform X11: MADDDVLFEDVYELCEVIGKGPFSVVRRCINRDTGQQFAVKIVDVASFTSSPGLSTEDLKREASICHMLKHPHIVELLETYSSDGMLYMVFEFMDGADLCFEIVKRADAGFVYSEAVASHYMRQILEALRYCHDNNVIHRDVKPHCVLLASKENSAPVKLGGFGVAIQLGESGLVAGGRVGTPHFMAPEVVKREPYGKPVDVWGCGVILFILLSGCLPFYGTKERLFEGIIKGKYKMNPRQWGHISESAKDLVRRMLMLDPAERITVYEALNHPWLKERDRYAYKIHLPETVEQLRKFNARRKLKGAVLAAVSSHKFNFFYGDPPEELPDFSEDPTSSGLLAAERAVSQVLDSLEEIHALTDCSEKDLDFLHSVFQDQHLHTLLDLYDKINTRSSPQIRNPPSDAVQRAKEVLETISCYPENMEAKELRRILTQPHFMALLQTHDVVAHEVYSDEALRVTPPPTSPYLNGDSPESTNGDMDLENVTRVRLVQFQKNTDEPMGITLKMNDLNHCIVARIMHGGMIHRQGTLHVGDEIREINGISVANQTVEQLQKMLREMRGSITFKIVPSYRSQSLSCESTLSLQKESPTLSRQSPANGHASVTSSILDLPSTIQPKGRQIYVRAQFEYDPSKDDLIPCKEAGIRFRVGDIIQIISKDDHNWWQGKLENTKNGTAGLIPSPELQEWRVACIAMEKTKQEQQASCTWFGKKKKQYKDKYLAKHNAVFDQLDLVTYEEVVKLPAFKRKTLVLLGAHGVGRRHIKNTLITKHPDRFAYPIPHTTRPPKKDEENGKNYYFVTHDQMMQDISNNDYLEYGSHEDAMYGTRLETIRKIHEQGMIAILDVEPQALKVLRTAEFAPYVVFIAAPTITPGLNDDESLQRLQKESETLQKTYAHYFDQTIINNEIDDTIRLLEEAINLVSTTGQWVPVSWVY, translated from the exons GGGGCCGTTCAGCGTCGTGCGCAGATGCATCAACAGGGACACTGGGCAGCAGTTTGCGGTGAAGATCGTGGATGTGGCCAGCTTCACCTCCAGTCCCGGGCTCAGCACAGAGG ATCTGAAGAGGGAGGCCAGTATCTGTCACATGCTCAAACACCCTCACAttgtggagctgctggagaccTATAGCTCAGATGGGATGCTCTATATGGTCTTTGAGTT TATGGATGGAGCCGATCTGTGTTTTGAGATAGTAAAGAGAGCAGATGCGGGTTTCGTCTACAGCGAGGCAGTAGCCAG TCACTACATGCGTCAGATTCTAGAAGCCCTGCGCTATTGCCATGACAACAACGTCATTCACCGGGATGTGAAG CCTCACTGCGTCCTCCTGGCATCTAAAGAGAACTCTGCTCCAGTGAAGCTGGGTGGCTTTGGGGTGGCCATTCAGCTCGGCGAGTCAGGATTGGTGGCGGGAG GGCGTGTGGGGACGCCTCATTTCATGGCTCCAGAGGTGGTGAAAAGGGAGCCGTACGGGAAACCTGTGGACGTGTGGGGCTGCGGGGTCATCCTTTTCATTCTGCTGAGTGGCTGCCTGCCCTTCTATGGCACGAAGGAGCGCCTGTTTGAGGGCATCATCAAGGGAAAGTACAAG ATGAACCCACGGCAGTGGGGCCACATCTCTGAGAGTGCCAAAGACTTGGTGCGTCGCATGTTGATGCTTGATCCTGCAGAGAGGATCACAGTCTACGAGGCCCTCAACCACCCCTGGCTGAAG gaGAGGGACCGCTATGCCTACAAGATCCACCTGCCTGAGACGGTGGAGCAGCTGAGGAAATTTAATGCGAGGAGGAAGCTTAAG GGGGCAGTGCTAGCTGCTGTCTCCAGCCACAAGTTCAACTTCTTCTACGGTGACCCTCCAGAGGAACTCCCGGACTTTTCAGAAGACCCCACTTCCTCAG GACTGCTAGCTGCCGAAC gagctGTGTCTCAGGTGCTTGACAGCTTGGAGGAGATCCACGCTCTGACAGACTGCAGTGAGAAAGATCTGGATTTCCTCCACAGCGTCTTCCAAGACCAACATCTCCACACCCTGCTGGAT CTATATGATAAGATCAACACCAGGTCTTCGCCACAGATCAGGAATCCTCCTAGTGATGCTGTGCAGAGAGCCAAAGAG GTGCTGGAGACCATTTCTTGTTACCCAGAGAACATGGAAGCTAAAGAGCTGAGGAGGATTCTCACCCAGCCACACTTTATG gCCCTCCTGCAAACCCATGATGTTGTGGCCCATGAAGTGTACAGTGACGAGGCTCTGAGGGTCACGCCCCCTCCAACCTCACCATACCTGAACGGAGACTCTCCCGAGAGCACGAACGGCGACATGGACCTGGAGAATGTCACGCGCGTGCGCTTGGTTCAGTTCCAGAAGAACACGGACGAGCCCATG gGTATCACTCTGAAGATGAATGACCTGAATCACTGCATTGTGGCCAGAATAATGCACGGCGGCATGATTCACAGACAAG GGACGCTACACGTAGGGGATGAGATCCGTGAGATCAACGGAATCAGCGTGGCCAATCAGACTGTGGAGCAGCTGCAGAAGATGCTG AGGGAGATGAGAGGCAGCATCACGTTTAAGATTGTCCCCAGCTACCGCTCACAGTCCCTCTCCTGCGAG TCCACACTGTCCCTGCAGAAGGAGTCTCCCACCCTCAGCCGACAGTCCCCTGCCAACGGCCACGCGAGCGTCACCAGCTCTATACTG GACCTGCCATCTACCATCCAGCCGAAAGGCCGGCAG ATTTATGTACGCGCCCAGTTCGAGTACGACCCTTCCAAGGACGACCTCATCCCCTGCAAAGAGGCCGGTATCCGCTTCCGGGTCGGTGACATCATTCAGATCATCAGCAAGGATGACCACAACTGGTGGCAGGGGAAGCTGGAGAACACGAAGAACGGCACCGCCGGCCTGATCCCGTCACCAGAGCTGCAGGAGTG GCGTGTTGCCTGTATCGCCATGGAGAAAACCAAACAGGAACAACAGGCCAGCTGCACATGGtttggaaagaaaaagaaacagtatAAAGACAAGTACCTGGCCAAGCACAACGCAG TGTTTGATCAACTAGATCTGGTCACGTACGAGGAGGTGGTGAAGCTGCCGGCCTTCAAGAGGAAAACACTTGTCTTGTTGG GCGCTCATGGCGTAGGTCGACGGCATATCAAGAACACCCTCATCACCAAACATCCAGACCGATTTGCCTACCCTATTCCAC ACACAACCAGACCTCCAAAGAAAGACGAGGAGAACGGCAAGAACTACTACTTTGTAACCCATGACCAAATGATGCAAGACATCTCCAACAACGATTACCTGGAGTACGGCAGTCATGAGGACGCCATGTACGGCACACGCCTGGAGACCATCCGAAAGATCCATGAGCAGGGTATGATCGCCATCCTCGATGTGGAGCCGCAG GCTCTGAAGGTCCTGCGGACTGCTGAGTTCGCTCCTTACGTCGTCTTCATCGCTGCACCAACCATCACCCCTGGATTGAACGAT GATGAGTCCCTACAGAGGCTCCAGAAGGAGTCAGAGACACTGCAGAAAACCTATGCCCACTACTTCGACCAGACCATCATAAACAATGAGATTGACGACACCATCCGGCTCCTGGAGGAGGCCATCAACCTGGTCAGTACCACGGGCCAGTGGGTGCCCGTCTCCTGGGTGTACTAA
- the LOC114764356 gene encoding peripheral plasma membrane protein CASK-like isoform X5, with product MADDDVLFEDVYELCEVIGKGPFSVVRRCINRDTGQQFAVKIVDVASFTSSPGLSTEDLKREASICHMLKHPHIVELLETYSSDGMLYMVFEFMDGADLCFEIVKRADAGFVYSEAVASHYMRQILEALRYCHDNNVIHRDVKPHCVLLASKENSAPVKLGGFGVAIQLGESGLVAGGRVGTPHFMAPEVVKREPYGKPVDVWGCGVILFILLSGCLPFYGTKERLFEGIIKGKYKMNPRQWGHISESAKDLVRRMLMLDPAERITVYEALNHPWLKERDRYAYKIHLPETVEQLRKFNARRKLKGAVLAAVSSHKFNFFYGDPPEELPDFSEDPTSSGLLAAERAVSQVLDSLEEIHALTDCSEKDLDFLHSVFQDQHLHTLLDLYDKINTRSSPQIRNPPSDAVQRAKEVLETISCYPENMEAKELRRILTQPHFMALLQTHDVVAHEVYSDEALRVTPPPTSPYLNGDSPESTNGDMDLENVTRVRLVQFQKNTDEPMGITLKMNDLNHCIVARIMHGGMIHRQGTLHVGDEIREINGISVANQTVEQLQKMLREMRGSITFKIVPSYRSQSLSCESTLSLQKESPTLSRQSPANGHASVTSSILDLPSTIQPKGRQITRPSIKDKMSNKIYVRAQFEYDPSKDDLIPCKEAGIRFRVGDIIQIISKDDHNWWQGKLENTKNGTAGLIPSPELQEWRVACIAMEKTKQEQQASCTWFGKKKKQYKDKYLAKHNAVFDQLDLVTYEEVVKLPAFKRKTLVLLGAHGVGRRHIKNTLITKHPDRFAYPIPHTTRPPKKDEENGKNYYFVTHDQMMQDISNNDYLEYGSHEDAMYGTRLETIRKIHEQGMIAILDVEPQALKVLRTAEFAPYVVFIAAPTITPGLNDDESLQRLQKESETLQKTYAHYFDQTIINNEIDDTIRLLEEAINLVSTTGQWVPVSWVY from the exons GGGGCCGTTCAGCGTCGTGCGCAGATGCATCAACAGGGACACTGGGCAGCAGTTTGCGGTGAAGATCGTGGATGTGGCCAGCTTCACCTCCAGTCCCGGGCTCAGCACAGAGG ATCTGAAGAGGGAGGCCAGTATCTGTCACATGCTCAAACACCCTCACAttgtggagctgctggagaccTATAGCTCAGATGGGATGCTCTATATGGTCTTTGAGTT TATGGATGGAGCCGATCTGTGTTTTGAGATAGTAAAGAGAGCAGATGCGGGTTTCGTCTACAGCGAGGCAGTAGCCAG TCACTACATGCGTCAGATTCTAGAAGCCCTGCGCTATTGCCATGACAACAACGTCATTCACCGGGATGTGAAG CCTCACTGCGTCCTCCTGGCATCTAAAGAGAACTCTGCTCCAGTGAAGCTGGGTGGCTTTGGGGTGGCCATTCAGCTCGGCGAGTCAGGATTGGTGGCGGGAG GGCGTGTGGGGACGCCTCATTTCATGGCTCCAGAGGTGGTGAAAAGGGAGCCGTACGGGAAACCTGTGGACGTGTGGGGCTGCGGGGTCATCCTTTTCATTCTGCTGAGTGGCTGCCTGCCCTTCTATGGCACGAAGGAGCGCCTGTTTGAGGGCATCATCAAGGGAAAGTACAAG ATGAACCCACGGCAGTGGGGCCACATCTCTGAGAGTGCCAAAGACTTGGTGCGTCGCATGTTGATGCTTGATCCTGCAGAGAGGATCACAGTCTACGAGGCCCTCAACCACCCCTGGCTGAAG gaGAGGGACCGCTATGCCTACAAGATCCACCTGCCTGAGACGGTGGAGCAGCTGAGGAAATTTAATGCGAGGAGGAAGCTTAAG GGGGCAGTGCTAGCTGCTGTCTCCAGCCACAAGTTCAACTTCTTCTACGGTGACCCTCCAGAGGAACTCCCGGACTTTTCAGAAGACCCCACTTCCTCAG GACTGCTAGCTGCCGAAC gagctGTGTCTCAGGTGCTTGACAGCTTGGAGGAGATCCACGCTCTGACAGACTGCAGTGAGAAAGATCTGGATTTCCTCCACAGCGTCTTCCAAGACCAACATCTCCACACCCTGCTGGAT CTATATGATAAGATCAACACCAGGTCTTCGCCACAGATCAGGAATCCTCCTAGTGATGCTGTGCAGAGAGCCAAAGAG GTGCTGGAGACCATTTCTTGTTACCCAGAGAACATGGAAGCTAAAGAGCTGAGGAGGATTCTCACCCAGCCACACTTTATG gCCCTCCTGCAAACCCATGATGTTGTGGCCCATGAAGTGTACAGTGACGAGGCTCTGAGGGTCACGCCCCCTCCAACCTCACCATACCTGAACGGAGACTCTCCCGAGAGCACGAACGGCGACATGGACCTGGAGAATGTCACGCGCGTGCGCTTGGTTCAGTTCCAGAAGAACACGGACGAGCCCATG gGTATCACTCTGAAGATGAATGACCTGAATCACTGCATTGTGGCCAGAATAATGCACGGCGGCATGATTCACAGACAAG GGACGCTACACGTAGGGGATGAGATCCGTGAGATCAACGGAATCAGCGTGGCCAATCAGACTGTGGAGCAGCTGCAGAAGATGCTG AGGGAGATGAGAGGCAGCATCACGTTTAAGATTGTCCCCAGCTACCGCTCACAGTCCCTCTCCTGCGAG TCCACACTGTCCCTGCAGAAGGAGTCTCCCACCCTCAGCCGACAGTCCCCTGCCAACGGCCACGCGAGCGTCACCAGCTCTATACTG GACCTGCCATCTACCATCCAGCCGAAAGGCCGGCAG ATCACCAGACCTTCAATCAAGGATAAAATGTCCAATAAG ATTTATGTACGCGCCCAGTTCGAGTACGACCCTTCCAAGGACGACCTCATCCCCTGCAAAGAGGCCGGTATCCGCTTCCGGGTCGGTGACATCATTCAGATCATCAGCAAGGATGACCACAACTGGTGGCAGGGGAAGCTGGAGAACACGAAGAACGGCACCGCCGGCCTGATCCCGTCACCAGAGCTGCAGGAGTG GCGTGTTGCCTGTATCGCCATGGAGAAAACCAAACAGGAACAACAGGCCAGCTGCACATGGtttggaaagaaaaagaaacagtatAAAGACAAGTACCTGGCCAAGCACAACGCAG TGTTTGATCAACTAGATCTGGTCACGTACGAGGAGGTGGTGAAGCTGCCGGCCTTCAAGAGGAAAACACTTGTCTTGTTGG GCGCTCATGGCGTAGGTCGACGGCATATCAAGAACACCCTCATCACCAAACATCCAGACCGATTTGCCTACCCTATTCCAC ACACAACCAGACCTCCAAAGAAAGACGAGGAGAACGGCAAGAACTACTACTTTGTAACCCATGACCAAATGATGCAAGACATCTCCAACAACGATTACCTGGAGTACGGCAGTCATGAGGACGCCATGTACGGCACACGCCTGGAGACCATCCGAAAGATCCATGAGCAGGGTATGATCGCCATCCTCGATGTGGAGCCGCAG GCTCTGAAGGTCCTGCGGACTGCTGAGTTCGCTCCTTACGTCGTCTTCATCGCTGCACCAACCATCACCCCTGGATTGAACGAT GATGAGTCCCTACAGAGGCTCCAGAAGGAGTCAGAGACACTGCAGAAAACCTATGCCCACTACTTCGACCAGACCATCATAAACAATGAGATTGACGACACCATCCGGCTCCTGGAGGAGGCCATCAACCTGGTCAGTACCACGGGCCAGTGGGTGCCCGTCTCCTGGGTGTACTAA
- the LOC114764356 gene encoding peripheral plasma membrane protein CASK-like isoform X7 produces the protein MADDDVLFEDVYELCEVIGKGPFSVVRRCINRDTGQQFAVKIVDVASFTSSPGLSTEDLKREASICHMLKHPHIVELLETYSSDGMLYMVFEFMDGADLCFEIVKRADAGFVYSEAVASHYMRQILEALRYCHDNNVIHRDVKPHCVLLASKENSAPVKLGGFGVAIQLGESGLVAGGRVGTPHFMAPEVVKREPYGKPVDVWGCGVILFILLSGCLPFYGTKERLFEGIIKGKYKMNPRQWGHISESAKDLVRRMLMLDPAERITVYEALNHPWLKERDRYAYKIHLPETVEQLRKFNARRKLKGAVLAAVSSHKFNFFYGDPPEELPDFSEDPTSSGLLAAERAVSQVLDSLEEIHALTDCSEKDLDFLHSVFQDQHLHTLLDLYDKINTRSSPQIRNPPSDAVQRAKEVLETISCYPENMEAKELRRILTQPHFMALLQTHDVVAHEVYSDEALRVTPPPTSPYLNGDSPESTNGDMDLENVTRVRLVQFQKNTDEPMGITLKMNDLNHCIVARIMHGGMIHRQGTLHVGDEIREINGISVANQTVEQLQKMLREMRGSITFKIVPSYRSQSLSCESTLSLQKESPTLSRQSPANGHASVTSSILDLPSTIQPKGRQITRPSIKDKMSNKIYVRAQFEYDPSKDDLIPCKEAGIRFRVGDIIQIISKDDHNWWQGKLENTKNGTAGLIPSPELQEWRVACIAMEKTKQEQQASCTWFGKKKKQYKDKYLAKHNADLVTYEEVVKLPAFKRKTLVLLGAHGVGRRHIKNTLITKHPDRFAYPIPHTTRPPKKDEENGKNYYFVTHDQMMQDISNNDYLEYGSHEDAMYGTRLETIRKIHEQGMIAILDVEPQALKVLRTAEFAPYVVFIAAPTITPGLNDDESLQRLQKESETLQKTYAHYFDQTIINNEIDDTIRLLEEAINLVSTTGQWVPVSWVY, from the exons GGGGCCGTTCAGCGTCGTGCGCAGATGCATCAACAGGGACACTGGGCAGCAGTTTGCGGTGAAGATCGTGGATGTGGCCAGCTTCACCTCCAGTCCCGGGCTCAGCACAGAGG ATCTGAAGAGGGAGGCCAGTATCTGTCACATGCTCAAACACCCTCACAttgtggagctgctggagaccTATAGCTCAGATGGGATGCTCTATATGGTCTTTGAGTT TATGGATGGAGCCGATCTGTGTTTTGAGATAGTAAAGAGAGCAGATGCGGGTTTCGTCTACAGCGAGGCAGTAGCCAG TCACTACATGCGTCAGATTCTAGAAGCCCTGCGCTATTGCCATGACAACAACGTCATTCACCGGGATGTGAAG CCTCACTGCGTCCTCCTGGCATCTAAAGAGAACTCTGCTCCAGTGAAGCTGGGTGGCTTTGGGGTGGCCATTCAGCTCGGCGAGTCAGGATTGGTGGCGGGAG GGCGTGTGGGGACGCCTCATTTCATGGCTCCAGAGGTGGTGAAAAGGGAGCCGTACGGGAAACCTGTGGACGTGTGGGGCTGCGGGGTCATCCTTTTCATTCTGCTGAGTGGCTGCCTGCCCTTCTATGGCACGAAGGAGCGCCTGTTTGAGGGCATCATCAAGGGAAAGTACAAG ATGAACCCACGGCAGTGGGGCCACATCTCTGAGAGTGCCAAAGACTTGGTGCGTCGCATGTTGATGCTTGATCCTGCAGAGAGGATCACAGTCTACGAGGCCCTCAACCACCCCTGGCTGAAG gaGAGGGACCGCTATGCCTACAAGATCCACCTGCCTGAGACGGTGGAGCAGCTGAGGAAATTTAATGCGAGGAGGAAGCTTAAG GGGGCAGTGCTAGCTGCTGTCTCCAGCCACAAGTTCAACTTCTTCTACGGTGACCCTCCAGAGGAACTCCCGGACTTTTCAGAAGACCCCACTTCCTCAG GACTGCTAGCTGCCGAAC gagctGTGTCTCAGGTGCTTGACAGCTTGGAGGAGATCCACGCTCTGACAGACTGCAGTGAGAAAGATCTGGATTTCCTCCACAGCGTCTTCCAAGACCAACATCTCCACACCCTGCTGGAT CTATATGATAAGATCAACACCAGGTCTTCGCCACAGATCAGGAATCCTCCTAGTGATGCTGTGCAGAGAGCCAAAGAG GTGCTGGAGACCATTTCTTGTTACCCAGAGAACATGGAAGCTAAAGAGCTGAGGAGGATTCTCACCCAGCCACACTTTATG gCCCTCCTGCAAACCCATGATGTTGTGGCCCATGAAGTGTACAGTGACGAGGCTCTGAGGGTCACGCCCCCTCCAACCTCACCATACCTGAACGGAGACTCTCCCGAGAGCACGAACGGCGACATGGACCTGGAGAATGTCACGCGCGTGCGCTTGGTTCAGTTCCAGAAGAACACGGACGAGCCCATG gGTATCACTCTGAAGATGAATGACCTGAATCACTGCATTGTGGCCAGAATAATGCACGGCGGCATGATTCACAGACAAG GGACGCTACACGTAGGGGATGAGATCCGTGAGATCAACGGAATCAGCGTGGCCAATCAGACTGTGGAGCAGCTGCAGAAGATGCTG AGGGAGATGAGAGGCAGCATCACGTTTAAGATTGTCCCCAGCTACCGCTCACAGTCCCTCTCCTGCGAG TCCACACTGTCCCTGCAGAAGGAGTCTCCCACCCTCAGCCGACAGTCCCCTGCCAACGGCCACGCGAGCGTCACCAGCTCTATACTG GACCTGCCATCTACCATCCAGCCGAAAGGCCGGCAG ATCACCAGACCTTCAATCAAGGATAAAATGTCCAATAAG ATTTATGTACGCGCCCAGTTCGAGTACGACCCTTCCAAGGACGACCTCATCCCCTGCAAAGAGGCCGGTATCCGCTTCCGGGTCGGTGACATCATTCAGATCATCAGCAAGGATGACCACAACTGGTGGCAGGGGAAGCTGGAGAACACGAAGAACGGCACCGCCGGCCTGATCCCGTCACCAGAGCTGCAGGAGTG GCGTGTTGCCTGTATCGCCATGGAGAAAACCAAACAGGAACAACAGGCCAGCTGCACATGGtttggaaagaaaaagaaacagtatAAAGACAAGTACCTGGCCAAGCACAACGCAG ATCTGGTCACGTACGAGGAGGTGGTGAAGCTGCCGGCCTTCAAGAGGAAAACACTTGTCTTGTTGG GCGCTCATGGCGTAGGTCGACGGCATATCAAGAACACCCTCATCACCAAACATCCAGACCGATTTGCCTACCCTATTCCAC ACACAACCAGACCTCCAAAGAAAGACGAGGAGAACGGCAAGAACTACTACTTTGTAACCCATGACCAAATGATGCAAGACATCTCCAACAACGATTACCTGGAGTACGGCAGTCATGAGGACGCCATGTACGGCACACGCCTGGAGACCATCCGAAAGATCCATGAGCAGGGTATGATCGCCATCCTCGATGTGGAGCCGCAG GCTCTGAAGGTCCTGCGGACTGCTGAGTTCGCTCCTTACGTCGTCTTCATCGCTGCACCAACCATCACCCCTGGATTGAACGAT GATGAGTCCCTACAGAGGCTCCAGAAGGAGTCAGAGACACTGCAGAAAACCTATGCCCACTACTTCGACCAGACCATCATAAACAATGAGATTGACGACACCATCCGGCTCCTGGAGGAGGCCATCAACCTGGTCAGTACCACGGGCCAGTGGGTGCCCGTCTCCTGGGTGTACTAA